The Streptomyces sp. SS1-1 genome has a segment encoding these proteins:
- a CDS encoding VOC family protein, with amino-acid sequence MSDDSSYELLGFDNVLLPVGDIAEAVGFYERAGFTVGFRLDDAGIALLKVGGETPGILLRHEDGFGRRTPPWPSARVWLEVPDARAAARILRDAGTQPLDEPFSTATGWTVEIADPWGNVIGLTDYTKRPELGRRP; translated from the coding sequence ATGTCAGACGATTCTTCGTACGAGCTGCTCGGGTTCGACAACGTGCTGCTGCCGGTCGGCGACATCGCCGAGGCCGTCGGGTTCTACGAGCGGGCCGGGTTCACCGTCGGGTTCCGGCTCGACGATGCCGGGATCGCGCTGCTGAAGGTGGGGGGCGAGACGCCGGGCATCCTGCTGCGGCACGAGGACGGGTTCGGGCGGCGCACCCCGCCGTGGCCGTCCGCGCGCGTGTGGCTGGAGGTGCCGGACGCACGGGCGGCGGCGCGGATCCTGCGGGACGCGGGGACGCAGCCGCTGGACGAGCCGTTCTCGACGGCCACCGGCTGGACCGTGGAGATCGCCGACCCCTGGGGGAACGTCATCGGTCTCACGGACTACACCAAGC
- a CDS encoding TM2 domain-containing protein — MSETPQQPQPDEAQSHGPQSHGPQSHGPQPGNPGPYGYPQPGQPPYPGYGQPPYPGYAQPGYGYIPPGSFTGDPQAPYGYDVLGRPYSDKSKVVAGVLQLTLGSFGVGRFYIGHVGIGLAQLFTCGGLGIWALIDGIVMLVSDGKTDSDGRVLRG; from the coding sequence TTGTCCGAAACGCCACAGCAGCCCCAGCCCGATGAGGCGCAGTCCCATGGGCCGCAGTCCCATGGGCCGCAGTCCCATGGGCCTCAGCCCGGCAACCCCGGGCCCTACGGGTATCCCCAACCCGGCCAGCCCCCTTACCCCGGCTACGGCCAGCCCCCGTACCCCGGCTACGCCCAGCCCGGTTACGGATACATCCCCCCCGGTTCCTTCACCGGCGACCCCCAGGCCCCTTACGGATACGACGTGTTGGGCCGCCCCTACTCCGACAAGTCGAAGGTCGTCGCGGGCGTCCTCCAGCTCACCCTGGGCAGCTTCGGCGTCGGCCGCTTCTACATCGGCCATGTCGGTATCGGCCTCGCCCAGCTCTTCACTTGCGGCGGCCTGGGCATCTGGGCGCTGATCGACGGCATCGTCATGCTGGTCAGCGACGGCAAAACCGACAGTGACGGGCGGGTCCTGCGTGGCTGA
- a CDS encoding DUF2752 domain-containing protein produces MRHPAAAPLATLAAGAAGSAYLYGTDPHESGHWLPRCPFRLVTGLLCPACGGTRMVYDLMHGHLAQAWLDNRFLLLASPLALALLGRWAWEGLRGRAWRPRLGTKGVAGVLGIAVAWTVLRNVVG; encoded by the coding sequence TTGCGGCATCCGGCGGCAGCCCCCCTGGCAACGCTTGCCGCGGGTGCGGCCGGCTCCGCGTATCTGTACGGCACCGATCCGCACGAGTCCGGTCACTGGCTTCCGCGGTGCCCGTTCCGGCTGGTCACCGGTCTGCTCTGTCCTGCCTGCGGCGGCACCCGCATGGTGTACGACCTGATGCACGGTCACCTGGCCCAGGCATGGCTGGACAACCGGTTCCTGTTGCTCGCCTCGCCGTTGGCGCTCGCGCTGTTGGGCCGCTGGGCGTGGGAGGGCCTGCGCGGGCGCGCCTGGCGGCCGCGTCTGGGGACGAAGGGAGTGGCCGGCGTCCTCGGGATCGCGGTGGCGTGGACGGTGCTGAGGAACGTCGTCGGCTGA
- a CDS encoding TM2 domain-containing protein: MTVPTPQAPYGVDPMGRPYSDKSKIVAGILQLFLGTLGIGRFYVGSVGVGVAQLLTCGGLGFWALIDGILFLTSNDRTDKEGRVLRG, from the coding sequence ATGACCGTCCCCACCCCGCAGGCCCCCTACGGCGTCGACCCGATGGGCCGGCCCTACTCCGACAAGTCCAAGATCGTCGCCGGTATCCTCCAGCTCTTCCTGGGCACCCTGGGCATCGGCCGCTTCTACGTCGGCTCCGTCGGCGTGGGCGTCGCGCAGCTCCTCACCTGCGGAGGCCTCGGCTTCTGGGCTCTGATCGACGGCATCCTGTTCCTCACCAGCAACGACCGCACCGACAAGGAAGGCCGCGTCCTCCGCGGCTGA
- a CDS encoding succinate dehydrogenase iron-sulfur subunit, whose product MATPVLDKAEAQSDASPYITVTFRVRRFNPEVSAEAVWEDFQLEIDPKERVLDGLHKIKWELDGTLTFRRSCAHGICGSDAMRINGKNRLACKTLIKDINPEKPITVEPIKGLTVLKDLVVDMEPFFQAYRDVMPFLITKDTNEPTRERLQSAEDRERFDDTTKCILCAACTSSCPVFWNDGQYFGPAAIVNAHRFIFDSRDEAGEQRLEILNDKDGVWRCRTTFNCTDACPRGIEVTKAIAEVKRALITRRY is encoded by the coding sequence ATGGCAACCCCCGTTCTGGACAAGGCCGAGGCGCAGTCCGACGCCTCCCCCTACATCACGGTCACGTTCCGGGTCCGCCGTTTCAACCCGGAGGTCTCGGCCGAGGCGGTGTGGGAAGACTTCCAGCTGGAGATCGACCCCAAGGAGCGCGTCCTCGACGGCCTCCACAAGATCAAGTGGGAGCTGGACGGCACGCTGACGTTCCGCCGCTCGTGCGCCCACGGCATCTGCGGCTCGGACGCGATGCGGATCAACGGCAAGAACCGCCTGGCGTGCAAGACGCTGATCAAGGACATCAACCCCGAGAAGCCGATCACGGTCGAGCCCATCAAGGGCCTCACGGTCCTGAAGGACCTCGTGGTCGACATGGAGCCGTTCTTCCAGGCGTACCGGGACGTCATGCCCTTCCTCATCACGAAGGACACGAACGAGCCCACGCGCGAGCGTCTGCAGTCGGCGGAGGACCGGGAGCGCTTCGACGACACCACGAAGTGCATCCTCTGCGCCGCCTGCACGTCGTCGTGCCCCGTCTTCTGGAACGACGGCCAGTACTTCGGCCCGGCGGCCATCGTCAACGCGCACCGCTTCATCTTCGACTCGCGTGACGAGGCCGGCGAGCAGCGCCTGGAGATCCTGAACGACAAGGACGGCGTCTGGCGCTGCCGCACGACCTTCAACTGCACGGACGCCTGCCCGCGCGGCATCGAGGTCACGAAGGCGATCGCGGAGGTCAAGCGCGCCCTGATCACGCGCCGCTACTGA
- the sdhA gene encoding succinate dehydrogenase flavoprotein subunit, giving the protein MKIHKYDTVIVGAGGAGMRAAIESTKRSRTAVLTKLYPTRSHTGAAQGGMAAALANVEEDNWEWHTFDTVKGGDYLVDQDAAEILAKEAIDSVLDLEKMGLPFNRTPDGTIDQRRFGGHSRNHGEAPVRRSCYAADRTGHMILQTLYQNCVKEGVEFYNEFYVLDQLITEVDGVRKSAGVVAYELATGEIHVFQAKSVIYASGGTGKFFKVTSNAHTLTGDGQAACYRRGIPLEDMEFFQFHPTGIWRMGILLTEGARGEGGILRNKDGERFMEKYAPVMKDLASRDVVSRSIYTEIREGRGCGPEGDHVYLDLTHLPPEQLDAKLPDITEFARTYLGIEPYTDPIPIQPTAHYAMGGIPTNVEGEVLADNTTVVPGLYAAGEVACVSVHGANRLGTNSLLDINVFGKRAGIAAAEYSQKADFVELPENPAELVLEQVERLRTSTGTERVATLRKELQETMDANVMVFRTEQTIKTAVEKIAELRERYKNVSIQDKGKRFNTDLLEAIELGNLLDLAEVMAVSALARKESRGGHYREDYPNRDDVNFMRHTMAYREVGDDGTESIRLDYKPVVQTRYQPMERKY; this is encoded by the coding sequence ATGAAGATCCACAAGTACGACACCGTCATCGTCGGCGCCGGTGGCGCGGGTATGCGCGCGGCCATCGAGTCGACGAAGCGCAGCCGCACCGCCGTGCTGACCAAGCTGTACCCCACCCGCTCCCACACGGGCGCCGCGCAGGGCGGCATGGCCGCCGCGCTGGCCAACGTGGAGGAGGACAACTGGGAGTGGCACACCTTCGACACCGTCAAGGGCGGTGACTACCTGGTCGACCAGGACGCCGCCGAGATCCTGGCGAAGGAGGCCATCGACTCCGTCCTCGACCTGGAGAAGATGGGCCTGCCGTTCAACCGCACGCCGGACGGCACGATCGACCAGCGCCGCTTCGGCGGTCACTCGCGCAACCACGGCGAGGCCCCGGTCCGCCGGTCCTGCTACGCCGCGGACCGCACCGGCCACATGATCCTCCAGACGCTGTACCAGAACTGCGTCAAGGAGGGCGTGGAGTTCTACAACGAGTTCTACGTCCTGGACCAGCTGATCACCGAGGTCGACGGCGTCCGGAAGTCCGCCGGTGTCGTGGCGTACGAGCTGGCGACCGGTGAGATCCACGTCTTCCAGGCCAAGTCGGTCATCTACGCCTCCGGCGGCACCGGCAAGTTCTTCAAGGTGACGTCCAACGCGCACACCCTGACGGGCGACGGCCAGGCCGCCTGCTACCGGCGCGGTATCCCGCTGGAGGACATGGAGTTCTTCCAGTTCCACCCGACCGGCATCTGGCGCATGGGCATCCTGCTGACGGAGGGCGCCCGCGGTGAGGGCGGCATCCTCCGCAACAAGGACGGCGAGCGCTTCATGGAGAAGTACGCGCCGGTCATGAAGGACCTCGCCTCGCGTGACGTCGTCTCGCGCTCCATCTACACGGAGATCCGCGAGGGCCGCGGCTGCGGTCCCGAGGGCGACCACGTCTACCTGGACCTGACGCACCTCCCGCCGGAGCAGCTGGACGCCAAGCTCCCGGACATCACGGAGTTCGCGCGCACCTACCTCGGCATCGAGCCCTACACGGACCCGATCCCGATCCAGCCGACCGCGCACTACGCCATGGGCGGCATCCCGACCAACGTCGAGGGTGAGGTCCTGGCGGACAACACCACCGTCGTCCCCGGTCTGTACGCGGCCGGCGAGGTGGCCTGCGTGTCCGTGCACGGCGCGAACCGCCTCGGCACCAACTCGCTGCTGGACATCAACGTGTTCGGCAAGCGCGCGGGCATCGCCGCCGCCGAGTACTCCCAGAAGGCCGACTTCGTCGAGCTGCCGGAGAACCCCGCCGAGCTGGTGCTCGAGCAGGTCGAGCGGCTGCGCACGTCCACGGGCACCGAGCGCGTGGCGACCCTGCGCAAGGAGCTCCAGGAGACCATGGACGCCAACGTCATGGTGTTCCGCACGGAGCAGACCATCAAGACGGCGGTCGAGAAGATCGCGGAGCTGCGCGAGCGCTACAAGAACGTCTCGATCCAGGACAAGGGCAAGCGGTTCAACACGGACCTGCTGGAGGCCATCGAGCTGGGCAACCTGCTCGACCTGGCCGAGGTCATGGCGGTCTCCGCGCTGGCCCGCAAGGAGTCCCGCGGCGGTCACTACCGCGAGGACTACCCGAACCGCGACGACGTCAACTTCATGCGCCACACCATGGCGTACCGCGAGGTGGGCGACGACGGCACGGAGTCCATTCGTCTCGACTACAAGCCGGTCGTCCAGACCCGCTACCAGCCGATGGAGCGTAAGTACTGA
- a CDS encoding succinate dehydrogenase hydrophobic membrane anchor subunit, whose amino-acid sequence MSTTETTASGIGPVEGASLYNVDNPAPLIEAPRKRTKKTPRSTRGNFELAAWLFMRLSGVVLVVLVIGHLLIQLVLDGGVSKIGFAFVAGRWASPFWQVWDLLMLWLAMLHGANGLRTVINDYAERANTRLWLKGLLYTATVFTILLGTLVIFTFDPNIR is encoded by the coding sequence ATGTCCACGACTGAAACCACCGCGTCCGGGATCGGCCCGGTCGAGGGCGCCTCGCTCTACAACGTCGACAACCCGGCCCCGCTCATCGAGGCGCCGCGCAAGCGGACCAAGAAGACCCCCCGGTCCACCCGGGGCAACTTCGAGCTGGCCGCCTGGCTGTTCATGCGCCTGTCCGGCGTCGTGCTGGTCGTCCTCGTCATCGGCCACCTGCTGATCCAGCTGGTGCTGGACGGCGGCGTCTCGAAGATCGGCTTCGCCTTCGTGGCCGGCCGCTGGGCCTCGCCGTTCTGGCAGGTCTGGGACCTGCTGATGCTCTGGCTCGCGATGCTCCACGGCGCCAACGGTCTGCGCACGGTCATCAACGACTACGCGGAGCGCGCGAACACCCGGCTGTGGCTGAAGGGCCTGCTCTACACCGCCACGGTGTTCACCATCCTGCTGGGCACGCTGGTGATCTTCACCTTCGACCCGAACATCCGCTAG
- the sdhC gene encoding succinate dehydrogenase, cytochrome b556 subunit → MPAGTLYRGREGMWSWVAHRVTGVLIFFFLFVHVLDTALVRVSPEDYDKVVATYKTPIVALLEYGLVAAILFHALNGLRVIAVDFWSKGPRYQKQMLWSVVGLWLVLMLGAIYPVLGHAARELFGS, encoded by the coding sequence GTGCCGGCTGGAACGCTGTACCGCGGCCGGGAAGGAATGTGGTCCTGGGTGGCTCACCGAGTCACCGGCGTCCTCATCTTCTTCTTCCTGTTCGTTCATGTGCTGGACACCGCTCTCGTCCGTGTCTCCCCCGAGGACTACGACAAGGTCGTAGCCACCTACAAGACGCCGATCGTCGCGCTGCTGGAGTACGGCCTCGTCGCCGCCATCCTGTTCCACGCGCTCAACGGCCTGCGCGTCATCGCCGTCGACTTCTGGTCGAAGGGCCCGCGCTACCAGAAGCAGATGCTCTGGTCCGTCGTCGGTCTGTGGCTCGTGCTCATGCTCGGGGCGATCTACCCCGTCCTCGGCCACGCCGCTCGTGAACTGTTCGGGAGCTGA
- a CDS encoding 2-oxo-4-hydroxy-4-carboxy-5-ureidoimidazoline decarboxylase, with protein sequence MTPTHLPGRVAIPALPEQTRTPPPGGLEPFNSAPPHEARATLLTCLHSARWADRVADHRPYPDIGALLAACDEAAYDLTPAELSHALAAEGLPFLPEDVYSAAHTALSAAYAAYEAKFGHGFIICLDGLTHTESLDHVLAGIRSRLANDPEEERVLAAEELRRLAKGRLVSHLA encoded by the coding sequence GTGACGCCCACACATCTTCCCGGCCGAGTCGCCATACCGGCGCTGCCCGAACAGACCCGTACACCGCCCCCGGGCGGGCTGGAGCCGTTCAACTCCGCTCCCCCGCACGAGGCCCGGGCCACCCTTCTGACCTGCCTGCACAGCGCCCGCTGGGCCGATCGGGTGGCGGACCACCGCCCCTACCCCGACATCGGCGCCCTGCTGGCCGCCTGCGACGAGGCCGCGTACGACCTGACGCCGGCGGAGCTGTCGCACGCGCTGGCGGCGGAGGGGCTGCCGTTCCTGCCGGAGGACGTCTACTCGGCGGCACACACCGCCCTGAGCGCGGCATACGCCGCGTATGAGGCCAAATTCGGGCATGGGTTCATTATCTGCCTGGACGGCCTGACGCACACCGAGAGCCTGGACCATGTATTGGCAGGCATCCGGTCACGATTGGCAAACGATCCGGAGGAAGAAAGGGTCCTCGCGGCGGAGGAACTACGGCGGCTCGCGAAGGGGCGGCTGGTCAGCCATCTCGCCTGA
- a CDS encoding beta-N-acetylhexosaminidase: MSQHRRRAPAKKALKNTWVLIVAVVLVTVGAGVGIALLVSGGDDDRAGSGQRSASGASEGVPAGSDGATPSPSRTYPLSKAPATIPAVRSHTAARGPGWRPADKNRVVVSDDELADEGKLIAGELGMDYAGRKDDVRAGDVRLSLNDDEGANPESYTMTVRDGRVVISGPGEAGVFYGTRTLKQEVHGGGTAPEGVVRDEPAKPVRGLMLDIARKHFTADWIEDRVRELGDLKYNQLGLHFSDDQAFRIESTSHPEIVSKEHLTKAQVRKIVKLAESRHITVVPEIDSPGHLGAVIAAHPDLQLRNVNGVATRGAVDISKPAAAEIVDDLLNEYAGLFPGNQWHLGGDEYQALVVSNPEASYPQLARAARDAFGAGAGVADLATAWVNDRADTVRAHDRTPRAWNDGFFRDTKVTVDKDVQVAYWTGKEIGARTPDQYLAEGRKVINYNDEFLYYVLGEPQTFVYPTGERIYQQWTPRVLRGTTAVPAKYDGQILGASFAVWCDIASAQTQAQVADGIRMPLRAMMQKTWDPGEPDLSWAQFKALADRLDRPAS, from the coding sequence GTGAGTCAGCACAGGCGCCGGGCACCGGCGAAGAAGGCCCTGAAGAACACCTGGGTGCTGATCGTCGCGGTGGTCCTCGTGACGGTCGGCGCCGGCGTGGGCATCGCCCTCCTCGTGAGCGGCGGCGACGACGACCGGGCCGGATCGGGACAGCGGTCCGCCTCCGGCGCCTCGGAGGGCGTCCCGGCCGGGTCCGACGGCGCCACCCCCTCGCCCAGCCGGACGTACCCGCTGTCCAAGGCGCCCGCGACGATCCCCGCCGTGCGGTCGCACACCGCCGCGCGCGGGCCCGGCTGGCGGCCCGCCGACAAGAACCGCGTCGTCGTCAGCGACGACGAGCTCGCCGACGAGGGCAAGCTCATCGCCGGCGAGCTGGGCATGGACTACGCGGGCCGCAAGGACGACGTCCGCGCCGGAGACGTACGGCTGTCGCTGAACGACGACGAGGGCGCGAACCCGGAGTCGTACACGATGACCGTCCGCGACGGGCGGGTCGTCATCAGCGGACCCGGCGAGGCCGGCGTCTTCTACGGCACCCGGACGCTCAAGCAGGAGGTGCACGGCGGCGGCACCGCGCCCGAGGGCGTCGTGCGGGACGAGCCCGCCAAGCCGGTGCGCGGCCTCATGCTCGACATCGCCCGCAAGCACTTCACCGCGGACTGGATCGAGGACCGGGTGCGGGAGCTGGGCGACCTCAAGTACAACCAGCTCGGCCTGCACTTCTCCGACGACCAGGCGTTCCGCATCGAGTCCACCTCGCACCCGGAGATCGTCTCCAAGGAGCACCTCACCAAGGCGCAGGTCCGCAAGATCGTGAAGCTGGCCGAGAGCCGGCACATCACGGTCGTCCCGGAGATCGACTCGCCCGGGCACCTCGGGGCCGTCATCGCCGCCCACCCCGACCTCCAGCTGCGCAACGTGAACGGGGTGGCGACCCGCGGCGCCGTGGACATCTCCAAGCCCGCCGCCGCCGAGATCGTCGACGACCTGCTCAACGAGTACGCCGGGCTGTTCCCCGGGAACCAGTGGCACCTCGGCGGCGACGAGTACCAGGCGCTGGTCGTCTCCAACCCCGAGGCGTCCTACCCGCAGCTCGCCCGCGCCGCCCGGGACGCCTTCGGCGCCGGCGCCGGCGTCGCCGACCTCGCCACCGCGTGGGTCAACGACCGCGCCGACACCGTCCGCGCCCACGACCGCACGCCCCGCGCCTGGAACGACGGCTTCTTCCGGGACACCAAGGTCACGGTCGACAAGGACGTCCAGGTGGCGTACTGGACCGGCAAGGAGATCGGGGCCCGCACCCCGGACCAGTACCTCGCCGAGGGACGCAAGGTCATCAACTACAACGACGAGTTCCTCTACTACGTGCTCGGCGAGCCGCAGACCTTCGTCTATCCGACGGGCGAGCGGATCTACCAGCAGTGGACGCCGCGTGTGCTGCGCGGGACCACGGCCGTCCCCGCCAAGTACGACGGCCAGATCCTCGGCGCCTCCTTCGCCGTCTGGTGCGACATCGCGAGCGCGCAGACCCAGGCCCAGGTCGCGGACGGCATCCGGATGCCGCTGCGGGCGATGATGCAGAAGACGTGGGACCCGGGTGAGCCGGACCTGTCCTGGGCGCAGTTCAAGGCCCTCGCCGACCGGCTGGACCGCCCCGCGAGTTGA
- a CDS encoding N-acetylmuramoyl-L-alanine amidase yields MADPSTKADDARESRGPAIHTLKLKDRGAGRKGLERRSTARFSAVVLTWNDPEAQAKGTPEVRTRDLDTGKWSAWRRITLEPSQADGAEGERAALRGGTESVWTGDSDGVELRVVNADGTEAKGQPSGMDVKLLDPGTDPQGAPRPAAFSAEETTAPATRTPTDPPTDPATTDEPTGTPATTDPVTTEAPVPADTPTDTGAPTASPSPTPTAPAPRPSTVAKPPIITQAEWGASTDYDGTPTYAETIKAAVIHHTGVDTDNTVSCADSRARMRTIQQSHFSQGYFDIGYNFVVDRCGQIFEGRSGGMDLPVIGAHDAGFNTDTVGISYIGNFESAQPTKAGLDAIARIVAWKFGMYGIDPTGKVALTSGVPQGASGNKFPLGASVTLPRVLGHRDTNSTACPGANLYPKLSRIAQLAATPGISHALPTSDTDRDGLADLAAGTPRALSGGGTVTVVPGGTAGPVLAAKRTISQSSTGVPGSHESGDAFGTATAWGDVNGDGYADLAIGVPGEDDTSGHADRGAVTVLYGPALDSGFSYTTSGSVTATGARLGSTVAVGDFDGDGTADVFAAGTGRGGNWNARLTGGKTSTGTLTSATGAIAYLDAATGDFNRDGYADVALNYRDTGGIGRVVRFAGSATGLTKAGVLSVKGGRAVAAGDVDGNGYDDIVIGQPYVAESGAATGGQVTMLFGTSAGFTTTGMKVIHQNTASVPGSNEAGDAFGGSVSVADQNADGYADALVGLPGEDISRSGNRSNAGMSVLLKGTASGLTGAGSVAFSQDTSGVPGVSESGDTAGSSVSLTDLTGYGRADLVMGVEGEDAGNGILMYVPSGGAGPGFGKTVILSRTPLGTPSGAHLGQTLTP; encoded by the coding sequence ATGGCCGATCCGTCGACGAAGGCCGACGACGCGCGCGAGAGCCGCGGGCCCGCGATCCACACGCTCAAGCTCAAGGACCGCGGCGCGGGGCGCAAGGGCCTGGAGAGGCGGAGCACGGCACGCTTCAGCGCGGTCGTGCTGACCTGGAACGACCCGGAGGCGCAGGCCAAGGGCACGCCCGAGGTGCGCACCCGCGACCTGGACACCGGGAAGTGGTCGGCGTGGCGGCGGATCACGCTGGAGCCCAGCCAGGCGGACGGCGCGGAGGGCGAGCGGGCGGCTCTGCGCGGCGGTACGGAGTCGGTGTGGACCGGTGACTCCGACGGCGTCGAGCTGAGGGTCGTGAACGCGGACGGCACCGAGGCGAAGGGCCAGCCGTCCGGCATGGACGTCAAGCTGCTCGACCCGGGCACGGACCCGCAGGGCGCGCCCCGCCCGGCCGCGTTCTCCGCCGAGGAGACCACGGCCCCGGCGACGCGGACCCCGACGGACCCTCCGACGGACCCCGCGACGACCGACGAGCCCACCGGGACGCCGGCCACGACCGACCCGGTGACCACCGAGGCCCCGGTCCCGGCGGACACGCCGACGGACACCGGCGCCCCCACCGCGTCCCCGTCCCCCACGCCGACCGCCCCGGCGCCCCGGCCCTCCACGGTCGCGAAGCCGCCGATCATCACGCAGGCCGAGTGGGGCGCGTCCACGGACTACGACGGCACGCCGACGTACGCCGAGACGATCAAGGCCGCCGTGATCCACCACACCGGCGTCGACACCGACAACACGGTGTCCTGCGCCGACTCGCGGGCCCGGATGCGGACCATCCAGCAGTCCCACTTCAGCCAGGGCTACTTCGACATCGGCTACAACTTCGTCGTCGACCGCTGCGGCCAGATCTTCGAGGGGCGCAGCGGCGGGATGGACCTGCCGGTCATCGGGGCGCACGACGCCGGGTTCAACACCGACACGGTCGGCATCTCGTACATCGGCAACTTCGAGAGCGCCCAGCCGACCAAGGCCGGCCTGGACGCCATCGCCCGGATCGTGGCCTGGAAGTTCGGGATGTACGGCATCGACCCGACCGGCAAGGTCGCTCTGACGTCCGGCGTCCCGCAGGGGGCCAGCGGCAACAAGTTCCCGCTGGGCGCCTCCGTCACGCTGCCCCGGGTCCTCGGGCACCGGGACACCAACTCCACGGCCTGCCCGGGCGCGAACCTGTACCCGAAGCTGTCCCGGATCGCCCAGCTCGCCGCGACGCCGGGTATCTCGCACGCCCTGCCCACCTCGGACACCGACCGTGACGGGCTGGCCGACCTGGCCGCGGGCACGCCCCGCGCGCTGAGCGGCGGCGGCACCGTCACCGTCGTCCCGGGTGGCACCGCCGGTCCCGTCCTGGCGGCGAAGAGGACGATCAGCCAGAGCAGCACCGGGGTGCCCGGCTCCCACGAGTCCGGCGACGCGTTCGGCACCGCCACGGCGTGGGGCGACGTCAACGGCGACGGCTACGCGGACCTCGCGATCGGCGTGCCCGGCGAGGACGACACCAGCGGCCACGCGGACCGCGGCGCGGTCACCGTGCTGTACGGCCCGGCGCTGGACTCCGGCTTCTCGTACACCACCTCGGGCTCGGTCACGGCCACCGGCGCCAGGCTCGGCTCGACCGTGGCGGTCGGCGACTTCGACGGCGACGGCACGGCGGACGTCTTCGCGGCCGGCACCGGCAGGGGCGGCAACTGGAACGCCCGGCTCACCGGCGGGAAAACCAGCACCGGCACGCTGACCTCGGCCACCGGCGCGATCGCGTACCTGGACGCCGCCACGGGCGACTTCAACCGGGACGGCTACGCGGACGTGGCCCTCAACTACCGTGACACCGGCGGTATCGGCCGGGTGGTCCGCTTCGCCGGTTCGGCGACGGGCCTGACCAAGGCGGGCGTCCTCTCCGTCAAGGGCGGGCGCGCGGTCGCGGCCGGGGACGTGGACGGCAACGGGTACGACGACATCGTCATCGGCCAGCCGTACGTCGCCGAGTCGGGTGCCGCCACGGGCGGCCAGGTGACCATGCTGTTCGGCACCTCCGCCGGGTTCACCACCACCGGTATGAAGGTGATCCACCAGAACACGGCGTCCGTCCCCGGCTCCAACGAGGCCGGTGACGCCTTCGGCGGCTCGGTGTCGGTCGCCGACCAGAACGCCGACGGGTACGCGGACGCCCTGGTCGGTCTGCCCGGCGAGGACATCAGCCGCTCCGGCAACCGGTCCAACGCCGGTATGTCGGTGCTCCTCAAGGGCACCGCGTCCGGCCTGACCGGCGCCGGTTCGGTCGCGTTCTCCCAGGACACGTCCGGGGTGCCGGGCGTCTCGGAGTCCGGTGACACGGCCGGCTCGTCCGTGTCGCTCACCGACCTGACCGGGTACGGCCGGGCCGACCTGGTCATGGGCGTCGAGGGCGAGGACGCCGGCAACGGCATCCTCATGTACGTCCCGAGCGGCGGCGCGGGCCCCGGCTTCGGCAAGACCGTCATCCTCAGCAGGACTCCGCTGGGCACGCCGTCCGGCGCCCACCTGGGGCAGACGCTCACGCCGTGA
- a CDS encoding septum formation family protein, producing the protein MATHAPSRSLRGVSAVVALIAAGAVGCSGVSDAVDSAKDGAKKVARQRSVFSLDIGDCYNPNGKAEGTALTVEIVPCEEAHVGQVVGEFSIDKGKEFPGEDGVSTIADDQCPVEAQKFSPDTWALPKGVSLFYYTPTKESWATGDRAVSCTYTKEDGKFSGTLNTAKSLEPGQATFLKGSNGVYEALWANQSEKDAVEDDLAGYKKQAKAVAAALTTHVDGLKDVKGAEVAKLRATLKKAAADWKKAANAADADAFYIAYDSAFDGIDPNASVPARKELGLATTVPADEAEVWAG; encoded by the coding sequence ATGGCTACCCATGCCCCCTCCCGCTCCCTCCGCGGCGTCTCCGCCGTCGTCGCTCTGATCGCCGCCGGGGCGGTGGGGTGTTCGGGCGTCTCCGACGCCGTCGACAGCGCCAAGGACGGCGCGAAGAAGGTCGCCCGCCAGCGCTCGGTGTTCTCCCTGGACATCGGTGACTGCTACAACCCGAACGGCAAGGCCGAGGGGACGGCCCTCACCGTGGAGATCGTGCCGTGCGAGGAGGCCCATGTGGGTCAGGTCGTGGGCGAGTTCTCGATCGACAAGGGCAAGGAGTTCCCGGGCGAGGACGGTGTCTCCACGATCGCGGACGACCAGTGCCCGGTCGAGGCGCAGAAGTTCTCCCCGGACACCTGGGCGCTCCCCAAGGGCGTGTCGCTCTTCTACTACACGCCGACCAAGGAGAGCTGGGCGACCGGCGACCGCGCGGTCAGCTGCACGTACACCAAGGAGGACGGCAAGTTCAGCGGCACGCTGAACACCGCCAAGTCCCTCGAGCCCGGGCAGGCCACGTTCCTGAAGGGTTCGAACGGCGTCTACGAGGCGCTGTGGGCGAACCAGTCCGAGAAGGACGCCGTCGAGGACGACCTGGCGGGTTACAAGAAGCAGGCCAAGGCCGTCGCGGCCGCCCTCACCACGCACGTCGACGGGCTGAAGGACGTCAAGGGCGCCGAGGTGGCCAAGCTGCGCGCGACCCTGAAGAAGGCCGCCGCCGACTGGAAGAAGGCCGCGAACGCCGCCGACGCCGACGCGTTCTACATCGCCTACGACTCCGCGTTCGACGGCATCGACCCCAACGCGTCGGTCCCGGCCCGCAAGGAGCTGGGCCTGGCCACCACCGTCCCGGCCGACGAGGCCGAGGTCTGGGCGGGCTGA